The Gymnodinialimonas sp. 57CJ19 genome includes a window with the following:
- a CDS encoding heparan-alpha-glucosaminide N-acetyltransferase, whose amino-acid sequence MNTTTADVSASRPRIFVLDIARVAALLAMAVFHFVFDLEIFGYIALGTTGSGFWRGLAIASAGSFVFLAGVGLWLSHANGIRWAAFAKRLAIILSAAALVSVATYIAFPDSFVFFGILHSIALCSLLGLAVLRLPIVIIALLAVAVFFAPDFAASPAFNAPWLWWTGLQTIQLSTVDYEPIFPWFAAFLAGMAVAKLASRTGYWEQFSTTKTSRTMRVFGFFGRHTLVVYLIHQPILISIVWAATQVLR is encoded by the coding sequence ATGAACACCACAACCGCCGACGTTTCTGCATCTCGGCCTCGGATATTCGTTCTCGACATCGCGCGGGTCGCGGCCCTTTTGGCGATGGCGGTGTTTCACTTCGTGTTCGATCTGGAAATCTTCGGCTATATCGCCCTCGGCACGACTGGCAGCGGCTTCTGGCGCGGACTTGCCATAGCCTCTGCGGGATCGTTCGTATTTCTGGCGGGCGTTGGCCTTTGGCTTTCCCACGCAAACGGCATCCGATGGGCCGCCTTTGCCAAGCGTTTGGCGATCATCTTGTCGGCGGCCGCTCTGGTATCCGTTGCGACCTACATAGCGTTCCCAGACTCCTTCGTCTTCTTCGGCATCCTGCACTCGATTGCCCTTTGCAGCCTATTGGGCCTTGCTGTGCTGCGTCTGCCGATCGTGATCATCGCGCTTCTCGCCGTTGCGGTTTTCTTCGCGCCGGACTTCGCGGCATCCCCGGCCTTCAATGCGCCGTGGCTATGGTGGACGGGCCTGCAGACGATCCAACTGAGCACCGTGGACTATGAGCCTATCTTCCCATGGTTTGCGGCCTTCTTGGCGGGCATGGCCGTGGCGAAATTGGCATCGCGCACAGGATATTGGGAGCAGTTCTCGACAACCAAGACGTCGCGCACGATGCGCGTTTTCGGGTTCTTCGGACGGCACACGCTCGTGGTCTATTTGATCCACCAACCCATATTGATATCCATCGTTTGGGCGGCCACACAGGTCCTGCGATAG
- a CDS encoding cation diffusion facilitator family transporter: MPHDHGHAHIDPNSGDRRVSIAIWANGLLTVAQIVGGVLSGSLALIADALHNFSDMASLVIAFGARKIARRSADENMTFGYGRIEIVAALINYTTLILVGVYLIYEGGMRMIDPPEVQGWTVVIIGGVALGVDTLTALLTYSMQKDSVNIRALFLHNLSDALASVAVIVGGSLIILYDMRWVDPAITIGIALYILYLAVTEIGGPIRTLMLGSPPDMDNAAVVDAMRGVDGVAEVHHVHLWQMQEHEVALDCHVVLTADAWSQSESVKGVIKDRLKDDFGITHSSLEFEHEDRAHENADLYGHGDASEREAHSHGRADHA, translated from the coding sequence ATGCCGCATGACCACGGCCACGCACATATTGACCCGAACTCCGGCGACCGTCGCGTCTCAATCGCAATCTGGGCGAACGGTCTTCTAACGGTTGCGCAGATCGTGGGCGGGGTGCTCTCGGGCAGCCTCGCGCTGATCGCAGATGCACTTCACAACTTTTCCGATATGGCGTCTCTGGTCATTGCGTTTGGCGCGCGCAAGATCGCCCGCCGTTCTGCTGACGAGAATATGACCTTCGGCTATGGCCGGATCGAGATCGTGGCTGCGCTAATCAATTACACGACGCTCATCCTTGTCGGGGTCTACCTGATCTATGAGGGCGGAATGCGCATGATCGATCCGCCGGAAGTGCAGGGCTGGACGGTCGTGATCATCGGGGGTGTGGCGCTTGGTGTCGATACGCTGACGGCACTGCTGACCTATTCGATGCAGAAGGACAGCGTGAATATCCGCGCTCTGTTTCTTCACAACTTGTCTGATGCGCTTGCTTCGGTGGCGGTCATCGTTGGCGGATCGCTGATCATCCTCTATGACATGCGGTGGGTTGATCCGGCCATCACCATCGGCATCGCGCTCTACATTCTGTACTTGGCGGTTACGGAAATTGGAGGTCCGATCCGAACCCTGATGCTCGGCAGTCCGCCCGACATGGATAACGCTGCGGTCGTCGACGCGATGCGCGGCGTAGACGGTGTCGCGGAGGTTCATCACGTCCACCTTTGGCAGATGCAGGAACATGAAGTGGCGCTGGATTGCCACGTCGTTCTGACAGCCGATGCCTGGTCACAGAGCGAGTCCGTAAAGGGCGTGATCAAGGATCGGTTGAAGGATGACTTCGGCATCACCCATTCCAGTTTGGAATTTGAACACGAGGACCGAGCCCATGAAAACGCCGATCTTTATGGTCACGGCGATGCAAGCGAGAGGGAGGCTCATAGTCACGGACGGGCTGACCATGCGTAG
- the cueR gene encoding Cu(I)-responsive transcriptional regulator: MNIGDVSKMAGVPTKTIRYYEDIGLIKPLRSGNGYRSFRETDAHKLAFLGRARALGFSIADCRNLLQLYEDDSRTSAEVKEIAQEHLEEIERKIRDLDDMRGTLASLISACAGDHRPDCPILSSLGEAGNIRNT, translated from the coding sequence ATGAACATCGGCGATGTATCCAAGATGGCAGGCGTTCCTACAAAAACTATCCGTTATTACGAGGATATCGGGCTGATAAAGCCATTGCGCAGTGGAAACGGCTACCGATCGTTCCGGGAAACAGACGCCCACAAACTCGCGTTTTTAGGGCGCGCGCGGGCGTTAGGATTTTCTATCGCGGACTGCCGCAACCTGTTGCAGCTCTATGAGGATGACAGCCGGACCAGCGCTGAGGTGAAGGAAATTGCACAAGAACACTTGGAGGAAATTGAGCGGAAAATCCGCGACTTGGACGACATGCGCGGAACCTTAGCATCCCTTATCTCGGCGTGTGCAGGCGATCACAGGCCAGATTGTCCAATCCTGTCTTCTCTGGGCGAAGCGGGCAATATCAGGAACACTTGA
- a CDS encoding heavy metal translocating P-type ATPase: MLPTSTSKSLSIDGMSCASCVGRVDRALTAIGGVSDVHVNLATESASLVVEDAQGLKQAADTLSDLGYPARTARVTLNIASMTCASCVGRVDKALAKVPGVLDVSVNLATETAMITFLEGVIAPSDLAAASTDAGYPANVIEADAPLDRSAEKEEEAQLALRRTLFAAALSLPVFVLEMGAHVIPGAHAFIGATIGHQTSWLIQFVLTTIVLIGPGRGFYLKGFPALLKGAPDMNSLVAVGTSAAYAYSLVATFAPSLLPDVARAVYFEAAAVIVTLILLGRFLEARAKGRTGAAIQKLLGLQVRTARVLRDGEPVDVALEDIVEADVLIVRPGERIAVDGEVVEGSSHVDESMITGEPIPAGKTVGDAVTGGTVNGAGSFRFRATRVGADTTLSQIIRMVQDAQGAKLPIQALVDRVTMWFVPAVMALAALTVAVWLVVGPDPAITFALVAGVSVLIIACPCAMGLATPTSIMVGTGRAAEMGVLFRKGDALQQLVDVGVVALDKTGTITAGRPELTELELADGFTRADLLSLVAAVEEQSEHPIAEAVVRMARQENVARADVTSFEAIPGYGVRAQVAGHDVLVGADRLLEREGIALGGLKETETELATRGRTALFAAIDGKVAAVIAVSDPVKPASAAAIQALHDLGLRVAMITGDKRETAEAIAAEIGIDEIVAGVLPDGKVRALDELRGDGRKVAFVGDGINDAPALAHADVGIAIGTGTDVAIESADVVLMSGDLAGVVNAFEVSRRTMRNIRQNLIWAFAYNTALIPVAAGVLFPVFGVLLSPVFAAGAMALSSVSVLANALRLRRIQPAMREGGGDGPKTIPAPSLQPMAAE, from the coding sequence ATGCTACCGACATCGACGTCAAAATCCTTGAGTATTGACGGCATGAGCTGCGCCTCTTGCGTTGGCCGCGTGGACCGCGCGTTGACTGCAATTGGCGGCGTCAGTGATGTGCATGTGAACCTCGCCACAGAAAGCGCCAGCTTGGTCGTTGAAGACGCCCAAGGCTTGAAGCAGGCAGCGGACACGTTGAGCGATTTGGGCTATCCAGCGCGCACTGCGCGCGTGACGCTCAACATCGCAAGCATGACCTGCGCGTCGTGTGTCGGTCGCGTGGACAAGGCGCTTGCGAAGGTGCCCGGTGTCTTGGACGTCTCGGTCAATTTGGCGACTGAAACGGCGATGATTACCTTTCTGGAGGGCGTTATCGCGCCAAGCGACCTTGCGGCTGCATCGACAGACGCGGGGTACCCAGCGAACGTGATAGAGGCGGACGCGCCTTTAGATAGGTCTGCTGAGAAGGAAGAGGAAGCTCAGCTCGCCTTGCGCCGAACGCTGTTTGCTGCTGCTTTATCTCTACCTGTCTTCGTCCTCGAAATGGGAGCCCACGTCATTCCGGGCGCCCACGCGTTCATTGGGGCAACCATCGGCCACCAGACCAGTTGGCTGATCCAGTTCGTCCTAACGACAATTGTGCTGATTGGGCCCGGTCGAGGCTTCTATCTCAAGGGATTTCCGGCACTGCTGAAGGGTGCCCCGGATATGAATTCCTTGGTCGCGGTCGGAACCTCCGCCGCCTACGCCTATTCCCTTGTGGCAACTTTTGCGCCATCGCTTCTGCCCGATGTTGCGCGCGCGGTCTATTTTGAAGCCGCTGCCGTCATTGTGACGCTGATCCTTCTTGGTCGGTTCCTTGAGGCGCGTGCCAAAGGGCGAACAGGGGCCGCCATTCAAAAACTTCTGGGGCTGCAAGTCCGAACAGCCCGGGTGCTGCGCGACGGTGAACCCGTCGATGTGGCGCTAGAGGATATCGTGGAAGCCGACGTGCTGATCGTGCGTCCCGGTGAGCGGATTGCCGTGGATGGAGAGGTCGTCGAGGGCAGCAGCCACGTGGATGAAAGCATGATCACCGGTGAGCCCATTCCAGCGGGCAAGACCGTAGGCGATGCAGTGACAGGTGGCACGGTCAACGGCGCAGGCAGCTTCCGCTTTCGCGCGACTCGTGTCGGTGCCGATACGACGCTGTCACAGATCATCCGCATGGTGCAGGACGCCCAAGGTGCGAAACTTCCGATCCAGGCTTTGGTGGACCGCGTGACCATGTGGTTCGTGCCTGCCGTGATGGCGCTAGCTGCCTTAACCGTCGCTGTTTGGCTGGTCGTAGGTCCCGATCCGGCAATCACCTTTGCGCTAGTGGCCGGTGTGTCGGTCCTGATCATCGCGTGCCCCTGCGCCATGGGACTGGCGACGCCAACCTCGATTATGGTCGGCACAGGACGTGCGGCCGAGATGGGCGTGCTGTTCCGCAAGGGTGATGCCTTGCAGCAGTTGGTCGACGTCGGCGTGGTTGCCCTCGACAAGACCGGGACGATCACGGCGGGCCGGCCAGAATTGACCGAGTTGGAACTTGCCGACGGGTTCACGCGCGCGGATTTGCTCTCGCTTGTCGCTGCAGTCGAAGAGCAATCCGAACACCCGATTGCCGAAGCGGTTGTGCGCATGGCCCGTCAGGAAAACGTCGCCCGTGCGGACGTTACCAGCTTTGAAGCGATCCCCGGATACGGAGTGCGGGCCCAAGTGGCCGGGCATGACGTATTGGTCGGTGCTGACCGACTGCTGGAGCGTGAAGGCATCGCATTGGGTGGCCTGAAAGAAACGGAAACCGAGCTTGCAACCAGAGGCCGAACAGCGCTTTTTGCCGCCATAGACGGGAAGGTTGCGGCTGTCATCGCCGTCTCAGACCCGGTCAAACCGGCCAGCGCAGCCGCTATTCAGGCGTTGCACGATCTCGGCCTACGGGTTGCCATGATCACCGGTGATAAACGCGAAACAGCAGAAGCTATAGCGGCTGAAATCGGCATTGATGAGATCGTAGCCGGTGTGCTTCCCGATGGCAAAGTCCGCGCATTGGACGAATTGCGGGGAGACGGGCGCAAAGTTGCGTTTGTTGGCGATGGCATCAACGATGCCCCTGCCCTTGCGCACGCTGATGTCGGTATCGCAATTGGCACTGGCACCGACGTGGCGATCGAATCCGCTGATGTCGTTCTAATGTCTGGCGACTTGGCAGGCGTCGTGAACGCATTTGAAGTATCGCGGCGCACCATGCGGAATATCAGGCAGAACCTGATCTGGGCCTTTGCTTACAACACCGCCTTGATCCCCGTTGCAGCAGGCGTCCTGTTCCCAGTTTTCGGAGTGCTCTTGTCACCAGTCTTTGCCGCAGGGGCGATGGCATTGTCGTCCGTCTCGGTTCTGGCCAATGCGCTTCGATTGCGGCGCATCCAACCCGCGATGCGGGAGGGTGGAGGTGATGGGCCAAAAACCATACCCGCCCCTAGCCTACAACCCATGGCAGCAGAATGA
- the petA gene encoding ubiquinol-cytochrome c reductase iron-sulfur subunit: protein MSATLDTAPRRDFLFYATGAVGAVAASAAVWPLFNSMNPSADVVALSSIRVDISGLTVGSQLTVEWRGKPVFIRYRTEGEIAEAQAEDVSALPDSIARNPNVPDASIASDANRAVSDRPEFLVMIGVCTHLGCVPIGDGAGDFGGWFCPCHGSHYDTSGRIRRGPAPENLHIPKLDLSGDLILTLG, encoded by the coding sequence ATTTCAGCAACTTTGGACACTGCACCTCGAAGGGACTTCCTCTTTTACGCGACGGGTGCCGTCGGCGCGGTTGCCGCGAGTGCGGCGGTGTGGCCGTTGTTCAACTCGATGAACCCAAGCGCGGATGTGGTCGCTCTTTCCAGTATTCGAGTGGACATCTCCGGTCTCACGGTCGGAAGCCAGTTGACGGTCGAATGGCGGGGCAAGCCGGTTTTCATTCGCTACCGGACCGAGGGCGAAATAGCCGAAGCCCAAGCGGAGGACGTCAGCGCCCTGCCTGACTCCATAGCGCGTAACCCAAACGTTCCCGACGCAAGTATCGCCAGTGATGCAAACCGAGCGGTATCAGACCGGCCAGAATTTTTAGTTATGATTGGGGTTTGCACACATCTTGGGTGCGTTCCGATCGGCGACGGAGCTGGCGATTTTGGCGGGTGGTTCTGCCCGTGTCATGGGTCTCACTACGATACATCCGGGCGCATTCGCAGAGGACCGGCACCTGAGAACCTTCATATACCCAAGTTGGATCTGTCTGGTGATTTGATCTTAACGTTGGGTTGA
- a CDS encoding L,D-transpeptidase yields the protein MGVLSMQSGISRRKFSFGLSAAGLLGASAVSAHPFTLPEHFLPQLVNTRQPNWLPGDVHVVPDEFHLYFMLENGRAIRYGVGVGRTGLYESGVFTVARKAEWPWWRPTNAMIRRNPEQYARFADGMPGGPNNPLGARALYLYDDDGHDTYLRIHGTNAPSTIGSAVSNGCARLTNEHVIDLYPRVDVGARVHLYPKVTTA from the coding sequence ATGGGAGTATTGTCGATGCAATCAGGAATAAGCCGCAGAAAATTCTCATTCGGCCTTAGCGCTGCGGGACTGCTTGGGGCGTCCGCTGTGTCTGCACACCCGTTTACCTTGCCTGAGCATTTTCTGCCGCAGTTGGTGAACACCAGACAGCCGAACTGGTTGCCCGGCGACGTCCACGTCGTACCCGACGAATTCCACCTCTACTTCATGTTGGAGAACGGTCGTGCCATTCGGTATGGCGTTGGCGTAGGGCGCACGGGGCTATACGAGTCTGGTGTATTCACAGTTGCCAGAAAAGCGGAATGGCCGTGGTGGCGACCGACGAATGCAATGATCCGGCGCAATCCGGAGCAATACGCTAGGTTTGCAGACGGCATGCCAGGCGGACCTAACAATCCGTTGGGGGCCAGAGCACTCTACCTCTATGACGACGATGGCCATGACACGTATCTTCGTATCCATGGGACCAATGCACCAAGCACAATCGGTTCTGCGGTATCTAATGGCTGTGCTCGACTTACTAACGAACACGTCATTGATTTGTACCCACGCGTCGACGTTGGCGCACGGGTCCACCTCTATCCGAAGGTGACGACCGCATAG
- a CDS encoding cytochrome c: protein MRFLAPALLLSVLAAASFGIWSATAQSDAEAIPVMPNTVDILQGAALYADNCAACHGANLEGQPDWQIPDDDGVLPAPPHDATGHTWHHTDGLLFNYTALGGREMMARLGVEFNSGMPGMADTLSDQEIWNILAFIQSTWPDRQREGQAERTQAELSAQGDG from the coding sequence ATGAGGTTTTTGGCCCCTGCCCTTCTACTCTCAGTGCTCGCCGCAGCGTCATTTGGCATTTGGTCCGCGACAGCGCAAAGCGACGCAGAGGCCATCCCAGTGATGCCAAACACCGTCGATATTCTGCAAGGCGCTGCTCTTTACGCCGACAATTGCGCGGCCTGCCATGGAGCCAATCTTGAGGGGCAGCCGGATTGGCAAATCCCAGATGATGACGGTGTTTTACCCGCGCCGCCGCACGACGCCACTGGCCATACGTGGCACCACACAGATGGGCTTCTGTTCAACTACACAGCTTTAGGCGGTCGCGAAATGATGGCACGCCTTGGGGTCGAGTTTAACAGCGGCATGCCCGGGATGGCTGACACGTTATCTGACCAAGAAATCTGGAATATTCTCGCTTTCATCCAATCGACCTGGCCCGACCGCCAGCGTGAGGGTCAAGCCGAGCGCACACAGGCGGAATTGTCCGCACAAGGAGATGGATAA
- a CDS encoding heavy-metal-associated domain-containing protein, translating to MRFNVPEMSCGHCKSAIETAVKGADPAATLDFDMPKRAIEIESSLDGSQLQSVMKDAGYDSAVA from the coding sequence ATGCGATTCAACGTACCAGAGATGAGCTGCGGCCACTGCAAGTCAGCAATTGAAACCGCCGTAAAGGGCGCTGATCCAGCCGCGACGCTAGACTTCGATATGCCTAAGCGAGCTATCGAAATTGAAAGCAGCCTGGATGGCTCGCAACTTCAGTCCGTGATGAAAGATGCCGGCTACGACTCCGCAGTCGCCTAG
- a CDS encoding DsbA family protein, whose amino-acid sequence MRTLGRILFVMTLAVLPLAATAQDTVTEDRVRELVRETLLENPDILIEVFAILDQRAAEAETASRADVIAQQRLLLEQDPNAPVLANAEGDVTIVEFFDYNCPYCRRVKPAVEGLIEADAGVRFVYREWPILGDGSVFAARAALASREQGLYEEFHWALMGMDGRAEERSVLMIAREIGLDIEQLRADMEAPEVEEHIATSMRLAELLGVTGTPAFIIGDNLVPGAVEQSLLQAYVDEVRASAVE is encoded by the coding sequence ATGCGAACTCTTGGAAGAATTCTTTTTGTCATGACGCTTGCGGTTTTGCCTCTGGCAGCCACGGCGCAAGACACTGTTACTGAGGACCGCGTGCGCGAACTGGTGCGCGAAACACTCTTGGAGAACCCTGATATCTTAATTGAGGTCTTCGCTATCCTCGATCAAAGGGCCGCAGAAGCAGAGACTGCGTCCCGCGCCGACGTGATCGCCCAACAGCGGCTTCTATTGGAGCAAGATCCGAACGCTCCTGTCCTTGCTAACGCCGAAGGCGATGTCACTATCGTGGAATTCTTCGACTACAACTGCCCCTACTGTCGCCGTGTGAAGCCTGCAGTTGAAGGTTTGATTGAAGCCGATGCCGGTGTGCGGTTTGTTTACCGTGAATGGCCTATTCTTGGGGATGGATCCGTCTTTGCTGCCCGCGCAGCTCTCGCGTCGAGAGAACAGGGGCTTTATGAAGAATTTCACTGGGCTTTGATGGGAATGGATGGCCGCGCCGAGGAGCGATCCGTTCTGATGATCGCCCGTGAAATCGGCCTCGATATTGAGCAATTGCGGGCCGATATGGAAGCACCAGAGGTTGAAGAGCATATCGCCACCTCTATGCGGCTTGCTGAGCTTTTAGGTGTCACTGGAACGCCGGCATTCATCATTGGCGACAACCTTGTTCCGGGCGCCGTGGAGCAGTCGTTACTTCAAGCCTATGTGGATGAGGTCCGGGCCTCAGCGGTAGAATAA
- a CDS encoding DUF305 domain-containing protein yields MVGTATAIMFGLMYLNTYALDHVFFSETRFYMTFVMGAVMATVMLLFMLGMYRNKAANSAIFIGSIIVFAGSLWLVRSQSTVEDVSWMRAMIPHHSIAILTSERATFSDPRVQSLANEIIEAQRLEIDEMRALITDLQGGPVATPELDGQ; encoded by the coding sequence ATGGTCGGCACGGCAACAGCCATCATGTTCGGCCTGATGTACCTCAACACCTATGCGCTTGATCATGTGTTCTTTAGCGAGACGCGGTTCTACATGACGTTTGTCATGGGGGCTGTGATGGCCACCGTGATGCTACTGTTCATGCTGGGAATGTACCGTAATAAAGCGGCGAACTCGGCGATATTCATCGGCTCGATCATCGTGTTTGCGGGGTCGCTTTGGCTTGTTCGAAGCCAGTCGACCGTGGAAGACGTTAGCTGGATGCGTGCCATGATCCCGCACCATTCCATCGCGATCCTGACCAGTGAACGTGCTACTTTCTCAGACCCTCGTGTGCAGTCGCTTGCGAACGAAATCATCGAGGCGCAGCGTCTTGAAATCGATGAAATGCGCGCGCTGATCACTGACTTACAGGGCGGACCGGTTGCAACACCCGAGCTTGACGGGCAGTAA
- a CDS encoding transglutaminase family protein, producing the protein MADELTHLTATRLLDFDGPAIAGLIHDRGWEDLSRHNQIGAAYDFVRNEIAFGYNRADDIPASEVLADGYGQCNTKGTLLMALLRGLGVRCRLHGFTIHKALQRGVVPELVYPLAPAEILHSWVEVETENGWINLEGFILDATFLASLQQEFSATDDLCGYGTGTECLSAPPVEWVGEDTFIQKTGIAKDFGIFDTPDAFYLSHSQDFGTVRNWLYRHLIRHWMNARVRAIRRGDVPRMPGVALPNYSHGDTNHAA; encoded by the coding sequence TTGGCCGACGAACTTACCCACCTTACCGCAACCCGGCTTCTTGATTTCGACGGGCCCGCAATTGCAGGGCTGATCCATGATCGTGGCTGGGAGGATCTTTCCCGACATAACCAAATCGGCGCCGCCTACGACTTTGTGCGCAACGAAATCGCTTTCGGATACAATCGGGCTGATGATATCCCGGCGTCTGAGGTCCTTGCCGACGGCTATGGCCAATGCAACACGAAGGGCACACTTCTGATGGCGCTGCTGCGCGGCCTTGGTGTTCGGTGCAGGCTGCACGGCTTCACCATTCACAAGGCGCTGCAACGTGGGGTGGTTCCTGAGCTGGTCTATCCGCTGGCGCCAGCAGAAATCTTGCATTCCTGGGTCGAAGTAGAGACCGAGAATGGATGGATCAATCTTGAGGGCTTCATCCTTGACGCAACCTTCCTTGCATCTTTGCAGCAGGAATTCAGCGCAACCGATGATCTGTGCGGCTACGGGACCGGAACAGAGTGTTTAAGCGCCCCGCCGGTTGAATGGGTGGGCGAGGATACGTTCATCCAGAAGACTGGTATCGCCAAAGATTTTGGAATCTTCGATACACCTGACGCATTCTACCTAAGCCACAGTCAAGACTTTGGAACCGTCCGCAATTGGCTGTATCGCCACTTGATCCGCCATTGGATGAACGCACGGGTGCGCGCGATCCGGCGCGGGGATGTGCCTCGGATGCCGGGCGTCGCCCTGCCAAACTACAGCCATGGGGATACGAACCATGCCGCATGA
- a CDS encoding disulfide bond formation protein B, whose product MTFDDTKTGVVAAAGSGLLLSTAWTFQAFGYAPCSMCILQRYPHVAAVLVGILVLLGLRHPVMYLLGAAAAATTGTIAIYHTGVERDWWEGPTSCTGSGQNLSSMDVVDLLSTDAGPTLVMCDQVAWEFLSISMASWNAIGSFGLMLLWIIALSIRIKKRRYSAHSD is encoded by the coding sequence GTGACATTCGACGACACGAAAACTGGAGTTGTTGCCGCCGCAGGGTCGGGCCTTCTGCTATCTACTGCTTGGACCTTTCAAGCCTTTGGCTATGCCCCATGTTCAATGTGCATACTGCAACGTTATCCGCATGTCGCGGCAGTATTGGTAGGCATATTGGTCCTCTTGGGCCTGCGCCATCCGGTCATGTATCTGCTAGGCGCAGCTGCCGCCGCCACGACCGGAACGATTGCAATTTACCACACGGGAGTTGAGCGAGATTGGTGGGAAGGCCCTACAAGTTGCACTGGCTCCGGGCAAAATTTGTCGAGCATGGACGTCGTAGATCTTCTTTCGACTGACGCGGGGCCGACGTTGGTCATGTGCGACCAAGTCGCTTGGGAGTTTCTCTCCATTTCGATGGCAAGTTGGAATGCAATCGGCAGTTTTGGACTGATGCTGCTCTGGATCATTGCTCTAAGTATTAGGATCAAAAAGCGACGTTATTCGGCTCACTCCGACTGA